In the Quercus lobata isolate SW786 chromosome 5, ValleyOak3.0 Primary Assembly, whole genome shotgun sequence genome, one interval contains:
- the LOC115990868 gene encoding uncharacterized protein LOC115990868 has translation MPVDKSWINLSSRSCEEYINGVTEFVDYAFQRIKDEDMKIKCPCNDCNNRYRRTRVEVTRDLLWKGMRRDYTRWHLHGEGNSDEDDEGSDENEDNSSDDEQNIDDIHNMIRDAYPRMRDVEETSGSESQDPNEEAKEFYRLVEEADQPLYLGCKKYSNLSFIVKLMHIKCKNSWSNNSFTILLELLKDAFPMCEKLPISHYGAKKIVSDLGLNYEKIDACKNDCMLYYKEHSEADKCSVCRISRWKLNSKGGKRDAKKVPWKVLRYFPLKPRLQRLFMSSKTAPDMRWHHENRSNDEVLRHPADAEAWKSFDRTHESFSSDPRNVRLGLATDGFNPFGNMSVSYSCWPVVVFPYNIPPWMCMKEPYLFMSLLIPGQKGPGNDIDVFLRPLIDELKELWEKGAETYDASTQENFQMRVALMWTINDFPAYAYTSGWSTQGNLACPCCGSETSHHRLKHGSKMCYMGHRRFLPPDHKWRSQKAQFDGKRERKGAPKRLSGDDVLNQLGTLPPITLGKAVKRKRLPGRGKCHNWKKHSIFFDLPYWRTLLLRHNLDVMHIEKNICDSVMGTVLDIDKKSKDSLNARLDLKMMGIRKELHPEDGKTTFPRACYTLSKDEKKAVFQWLQNLKVPDGYSANLSRCVNVGEQKIFGMKTHDCHVFMERLLPLVVRELLPKKVSDALIKLSNFLKELCSKVLRLEDLEHMEHTIPIILCKLERIFPPAFFDVMVHLPIHLPWEAKVAGPVQYRWMYPIERYLCKLKGYVRNKAHPEGSIAEGYVADECLTFCSRYLIGIETIFNRPERNDDQCPATCDDTPRLPIFSRRGRPYGKSVVRELNNTDYYVASLYVLQNCDEIEPLVQEHRNILVDLGVNVDEMPRHEFICSFKERITKLYNDGNEQVDEHVRSLAWGPDKRATHYPCYNVNGFRFRTKLRDDGKKTQNSGVMVKGEYQNMSYYGLITDIIELRYTKGNSVVLFKCDWYDVAREGIGYKLDRHGITSINRTRKLNTQEPFVLACQAIQVYYVSCIKDLAWSTVIETKPRNLYDMPANEEEPYQEEEVQRFNTHVAGANEEDDEMN, from the exons ATGCCGGTTGATAAATCTTGGATCAATCTTTCTAGTAGGTCATGTGAGGAATATATAAATGGAGTAACAGAGTTTGTTGATTATGCATTTCAACGTATTAAAGATGAAGATATGAAGATAAAATGTCCTTGTAATGATTGTAACAATAGATATAGAAGAACACGAGTTGAGGTTACAAGAGACCTCTTATGGAAAGGGATGAGGCGTGATTATACTAGATGGCATCTCCATGGAGAGGGAAATAGTGATGAGGACGATGAAGGTAGTGATGAGAATGAGGATAATAGTAGTGATGATGaacaaaatattgatgatatCCATAATATGATACGAGATGCTTATCCTCGTATGAGAGATGTTGAGGAAACAAGTGGGAGTGAATCGCAAGATCCAAATGAAGAAGCAAAGGAGTTTTATAGATTGGTTGAAGAGGCAGATCAACCACTTTATTTGGGATGTAAAAAGTATTCCAATTTGTCCTTCATTGTCAAATTAATGCACATAAAGTGCAAGAATTCATGGAGCAACAACTCATTCACAATTTTGCTGGAGCTACTGAAGGATGCATTTCCAATGTGTGAAAAATTGCCCATATCCCACTATGGGGCAAAGAAGATTGTGAGTGATCTTGGTCTAAACTATGAAAAGATCGATGCATGCAAAAATGATTGTATGCTATATTACAAGGAGCATTCGGAAGCAGATAAGTGCTCAGTTTGTCGGATCTCAAGATGGAAGTTGAATAGCAAGGGTGGTAAAAGGGATGCTAAAAAAGTCCCATGGAAGGTATTGCGATATTTTCCTCTTAAGCCGAGGCTACAAAGATTATTTATGTCATCAAAAACAGCTCCAGACATGAGATGGCACCATGAGAATCGTTCTAATGATGAAGTACTAAGGCATCCCGCAGACGCTGAGGCTTGGAAATCATTTGATCGAACTCATGAGTCCTTTTCCTCAGATCCTCGCAATGTAAGGCTTGGGTTAGCTACCGATGGATTTAATCCTTTTGGAAACATGAGTGTTAGCTATAGTTGTTGGCCTGTTGTCGTATTCCCTTACAACATTCCCCCGTGGATGTGTATGAAAGAGCCTTACCTATTCATGTCTCTACTTATTCCGGGCCAAAAGGGTCCTGGCAATGATATCGATGTATTTTTAAGGCCATTAATTGATGAGTTAAAAGAATTATGGGAAAAGGGTGCTGAAACCTATGATGCTTCAACGCAGGAAAACTTTCAAATGAGAGTTGCATTAATGTGGACTATCAATGACTTTCCTGCGTACGCTTATACCTCGGGTTGGAGTACACAAGGGAATCTTGCATGCCCTTGCTGTGGTAGTGAGACTTCTCATCATAGGTTAAAGCATGGTAGCAAAATGTGCTATATGGGTCATCGTCGATTTCTTCCTCCTGACCATAAATGGCGATCACAAAAAGCACAATTTGAtggtaagagagagagaaaaggggcACCAAAACGATTATCTGGTGATGATGTGCTGAATCAACTTGGTACTCTGCCACCAATAACACTAGGCAAGGCCGTTAAAAGGAAAAGGTTACCTGGGCGTGGAAAGTGCCACAATTGGAAGAAGCATagtattttctttgatttgccGTATTGGAGAACATTGTTATTGCGTCATAATTTGGATGTGATGCACattgagaaaaatatatgtGATAGTGTGATGGGGACAGTATTAGATATTgataagaaaagtaaagatTCCTTAAATGCTAGGCTCGATCTAAAAATGATGGGTATACGAAAGGAACTTCATCCTGAAGATGGGAAGACTACTTTTCCTCGTGCTTGTTATACACTCTCAAAAGATGAGAAAAAGGCTGTGTTTCAGTGGTTGCAAAATCTAAAGGTTCCGGATGGTTACTCTGCAAATTTGTCTCGGTGTGTGAATGTAGGAGAACAGAAGATTTTTGGTATGAAAACTCATGACTGTCATGTCTTCATGGAGAGATTACTCCCTCTTGTAGTGCGTGAATTATTACCTAAAAAGGTATCTGATGCTTTGATCAAGcttagcaattttttaaaagaattatgcTCTAAAGTTTTACGGTTGGAGGACTTGGAGCATATGGAGCACACAATTCCTATAATTCTTTGTAAGTTAGAAAGAATTTTTCCACCTGCTTTCTTTGATGTAATGGTACACTTGCCAATTCATCTACCTTGGGAAGCTAAAGTTGCCGGTCCAGTGCAATATCGATGGATGTATCCGATTGAAAg GTATTTGTGTAAGCTCAAGGGTTATGTTCGTAACAAGGCACACCCAGAAGGGTCGATTGCAGAAGGGTATGTGGCAGATGAATGTCTAACATTTTGCTCACGGTATCTAATTGGGATCGAAACAATATTTAATCGACCTGAGCGAAATGATGATCAATGTCCAGCAACATGTGATGATACCCCTCGATTACCCATATTCTCTAGGAGAGGCCGCCCTTATGGGAAGAGTGTAGTTCGAGAGTTAAACAACACTGATTATTATGTAGCATCGCTTTATGTCCTACAAAATTGTGATGAGATCGAGCCCCTTGTTCA AGAACATAGGAACATCCTTGTAGACTTGGGTGTCAATGTTGACGAGATGCCTAGACATGAGTTCATTTGTTCGTTCAAAGAAAGG ATCACAAAACTTTATAATGATGGAAACGAGCAAGTTGACGAGCATGTGCGATCATTGGCTTGGGGTCCAGATAAACGAGCTACACACTACCCTTGTTACAATGTCAATGGGTTTAGGTTTCGTACTAAACTACGTGATGATggtaaaaaaacacaaaatagtGGTGTTATGGTGAAAGGGGAATATCAAAATATGTCTTATTATGGATTGATAACAGACATCATCGAACTCCGTTACACAAAGGGGAATtctgttgttttgtttaaatgtgATTGGTATGATGTAGCTCGAGAAGGAATTGGTTATAAGCTAGATCGTCATGGGATCACTAGTATTAATAGAACACGTAAGCTAAACACACAAGAGCCATTTGTGTTAGCGTGTCAAGCAATACAAGTTTACTATGTAAGTTGTATAAAAGATCTAGCATGGAGCACTGTGATTGAGACCAAGCCAAGAAATCTTTATGACATGCCAGCAAATGAAGAAGAGCCTTATCAAGAAGAAGAGGTTCAAAGATTCAATACACATGTGGCTGGAgcaaatgaagaagatgatgagatGAACTAG